From Vibrio aerogenes, a single genomic window includes:
- the recO gene encoding DNA repair protein RecO — MSETQLQRCFVLHRRPYRESSLIIDVFTEEYGRLTLLAKGARSKRSVLKSVLQPFVPLLMKWSGKGQMKTLRQAESISLGLPLTGIHLYSALYVNELLVRLIPAEISQPGLFYDYLQVLTELVQNPNPEPALRRFELSLLTALGYGVDFVHCAGTGEPVAPEMTYRYREQKGFIASVRRDHLSFTGAELIAISERRFMTPGQLQAAKRFTRIALKPYLGGKPLKSRELFISQSGLFKTRSKGK, encoded by the coding sequence ATGTCAGAAACCCAGTTGCAACGATGTTTTGTTTTACATCGTCGCCCCTACCGAGAATCCAGTCTGATTATTGATGTTTTTACCGAAGAATACGGGCGTTTAACTCTGTTGGCTAAAGGGGCCCGGAGTAAACGCTCTGTATTAAAAAGTGTGCTTCAGCCGTTTGTGCCTTTGTTGATGAAATGGTCTGGCAAGGGTCAGATGAAAACACTTCGTCAGGCTGAATCGATCAGTCTGGGTTTACCTTTAACCGGCATTCATTTATATTCCGCTTTGTATGTGAATGAGCTGTTGGTCCGGCTTATTCCTGCCGAAATATCACAGCCCGGTTTATTTTATGATTATCTTCAAGTCTTAACTGAGTTAGTTCAGAATCCCAATCCGGAACCAGCCCTGAGACGTTTTGAGCTGTCTTTACTGACAGCTTTGGGTTATGGCGTCGATTTTGTGCATTGTGCAGGAACTGGTGAGCCTGTAGCGCCTGAAATGACTTATCGCTACCGGGAACAAAAAGGATTTATCGCGTCGGTGAGAAGAGATCATTTGAGTTTTACCGGTGCCGAGCTGATAGCTATTAGTGAAAGACGTTTTATGACACCAGGACAGCTTCAGGCAGCAAAACGTTTTACACGAATAGCTCTGAAGCCTTATTTGGGCGGAAAGCCATTAAAAAGCCGGGAGCTGTTTATATCTCAGTCCGGTCTATTCAAAACACGGAGTAAAGGAAAATGA
- the pdxJ gene encoding pyridoxine 5'-phosphate synthase, translating into MSAILLGVNIDHIATLRNARGTKYPDPVHAAEVAERAGADGITIHLREDRRHIRDRDVRILKETIQTRMNLEMAVTDEMVEIALQTKPDFVCLVPEKREELTTEGGLDVLGQLDKVKAATEKMTEAGIKVSLFIDADREQIDAAKTCGAPYIELHTGHYADAESLEAQQDELKKIAAAASYADSLGLMVNAGHGLTYHNVAAIAALPEIHELNIGHAIIGRAVFDGLSQAVADMKKEMLEARYQVK; encoded by the coding sequence ATGAGTGCAATTCTTTTAGGTGTAAATATCGATCATATCGCAACATTGCGAAATGCACGTGGTACGAAATATCCGGATCCAGTTCATGCTGCGGAAGTTGCTGAACGGGCTGGTGCTGACGGTATTACAATTCATTTAAGAGAAGATCGCCGTCATATCCGTGATCGTGATGTCCGGATCTTAAAAGAAACGATCCAAACCCGGATGAATCTTGAAATGGCAGTCACCGATGAAATGGTTGAGATTGCACTGCAGACCAAGCCTGATTTTGTTTGCCTGGTTCCTGAAAAACGGGAAGAGCTCACAACTGAAGGCGGTCTGGATGTCTTAGGTCAGCTGGACAAAGTGAAAGCTGCGACAGAAAAGATGACCGAAGCCGGTATTAAAGTTTCCCTGTTTATTGATGCTGACAGAGAGCAAATCGATGCGGCTAAAACCTGTGGTGCACCGTACATTGAATTACATACCGGACATTATGCAGATGCAGAGTCTTTAGAAGCTCAGCAGGATGAGTTAAAAAAAATCGCTGCCGCTGCAAGTTATGCAGACAGTTTAGGTTTAATGGTAAATGCGGGTCATGGGCTGACTTATCATAATGTTGCTGCGATTGCTGCTTTGCCTGAAATTCACGAGTTGAACATCGGGCATGCGATTATTGGGCGAGCTGTTTTTGATGGGCTGAGTCAGGCAGTTGCTGATATGAAAAAAGAGATGCTGGAAGCTCGTTACCAGGTGAAATAA
- the acpS gene encoding holo-ACP synthase, whose protein sequence is MAVMGFGTDIVEIDRIKQVISRAGDNFARRILTDAEMLDYQQSKCPERFLAKRFAVKEAASKALGTGIAQGVTFHDFSVSHDDLGKPLLNLSGTAASLAESISVNSVFLSISDERNYAVASVIFESSGPGCLLDLTD, encoded by the coding sequence ATGGCTGTGATGGGATTCGGGACTGATATTGTTGAAATTGACCGGATTAAGCAAGTGATATCGAGAGCCGGGGATAATTTTGCCCGGCGTATTCTGACTGATGCTGAAATGCTGGATTATCAACAATCAAAATGCCCTGAACGTTTTCTGGCGAAGCGCTTCGCGGTCAAAGAAGCCGCATCGAAAGCGCTGGGAACCGGGATTGCTCAGGGAGTGACATTTCATGATTTCAGTGTTTCGCATGATGATCTGGGAAAACCCCTGCTGAATTTGAGTGGTACAGCTGCATCTCTGGCCGAATCTATATCTGTGAATTCGGTTTTTTTATCGATTTCAGATGAACGGAATTATGCGGTGGCATCTGTGATTTTTGAATCTTCCGGACCAGGATGCCTCCTCGATTTAACTGATTGA
- the barA gene encoding two-component sensor histidine kinase BarA, with amino-acid sequence MTRYGLRARVITLTLAPTLIIGLLLSAFFSYNRYHDLESQVISEGTNIIEPLAIASEEALEHRSRESVRRVISYAHRKNSKFVRSIAVFDKHHELFVTSNFHPDFESLTYPKDKPIPPLSSTEMKDNNTLILRTPILAESRLIEGSAETEALPVLGYIVIELDLSTLRLQQYREVFSAILVLMLGLTLSGIFAFRLLHDVTRPISHMKNVLDRIRRGHLDVRIEGTMHGELDQLKNGINAMAASLSEYHVEMQHSIDQATSDLRETLEQLEIQNVELDIAKKRAQEAARVKSEFLANMSHELRTPLNGVIGFTRQILKTQLTNSQKDYLQTIEKSANNLLNIINDILDFSKLEAGKLALENIPFELQDSLEEVVDLLAPGAHEKGLEINLKVDRKIPAGLIGDPLRIQQVITNLVGNSIKFTERGNIDIIVDLRSVRDDLVELQFMVKDTGIGISERQQSQLFQAFTQADTSISRRYGGTGLGLVITQKLVSQMGGEISLTSRLHRGSTFWFTIRLHITEITMGDWHTPELLTGKTVLLIEPHIQSASFIQQALIQNGIIVSHMAELPDSPSHNDYVILNFSPTQKIVTKEAEQLVSQALTCAHHVLIGIPSTELALADHLMALYPVKCMTKPVTKKKLLQMMIDTDPVIPLPQPVIATEPAADKLPLTVMAVDDNEANLKLITALLQERVEKVISCTDGQKAIDKAKQQQFDLIFMDIQMPRKDGVTACKEIKRLPLNKATPVIAVTAHAIDGERDRLLNEGMDDYLTKPIEEHILQQVLLHWRQKTQDSLPATSTQTKTEIRADHDKHAIIDWSSALYQAANKTDLAKDMLTMLVDSIPEIHQIIENVMNEEPNPELLLHHIHKLHGSCSYSGVPRLQKICATLEQSLRSGSSISSLEPELFELQDEMEKVVKAARELLDSIDP; translated from the coding sequence ATGACAAGATATGGCTTACGTGCTCGTGTAATAACGTTAACTTTAGCGCCAACACTCATTATTGGCTTGCTTTTAAGTGCTTTTTTTTCCTACAACCGTTACCACGATCTTGAATCTCAGGTAATCAGTGAAGGAACAAATATTATCGAGCCACTGGCGATTGCCAGTGAAGAAGCCTTAGAACACCGAAGCCGGGAATCGGTCAGACGTGTCATCAGCTATGCCCACAGAAAAAATTCAAAATTTGTCCGCAGTATTGCAGTCTTTGATAAACATCATGAGCTTTTTGTTACGTCCAACTTTCATCCTGATTTCGAATCGCTGACCTACCCGAAAGATAAACCGATTCCGCCCCTGAGCAGCACCGAGATGAAAGATAACAATACACTCATCTTACGTACACCTATATTAGCAGAAAGCCGGTTAATTGAAGGTTCAGCGGAAACAGAAGCGCTTCCTGTTCTTGGATATATAGTCATTGAGCTCGATTTATCTACACTCAGGCTACAACAATACCGGGAAGTATTCTCGGCCATACTGGTACTGATGCTGGGATTAACCTTGTCTGGCATCTTCGCTTTCCGCTTACTTCATGATGTCACCCGCCCGATTTCACATATGAAGAATGTGCTTGACCGTATTCGCCGGGGACATCTCGATGTTCGTATTGAAGGCACAATGCATGGGGAACTCGATCAGCTTAAAAATGGCATCAATGCCATGGCTGCTTCTTTATCTGAATATCATGTGGAGATGCAACATAGCATTGATCAGGCAACTTCCGATTTGCGGGAAACATTAGAGCAGTTAGAAATACAGAACGTAGAGCTCGACATCGCTAAAAAACGGGCTCAGGAAGCTGCGCGGGTTAAATCAGAATTTCTGGCCAATATGTCCCATGAACTGAGAACCCCTTTAAATGGTGTGATTGGGTTTACCCGTCAAATCCTGAAAACGCAGTTAACCAACAGCCAGAAAGACTACCTCCAAACCATCGAAAAATCTGCCAATAATCTGTTGAATATTATTAATGATATCCTCGATTTCTCCAAGCTCGAGGCAGGAAAACTGGCATTAGAAAATATTCCGTTTGAATTGCAGGACAGCCTTGAAGAGGTGGTGGATCTGCTGGCTCCCGGCGCCCATGAAAAAGGGCTGGAAATTAACCTCAAAGTTGATCGGAAAATTCCGGCGGGGCTGATTGGCGATCCACTCCGGATTCAGCAGGTGATCACCAATCTTGTCGGAAACTCAATCAAATTCACGGAGCGGGGAAATATCGATATTATCGTTGATCTTCGCTCTGTCCGGGATGATCTTGTTGAACTTCAGTTTATGGTAAAAGATACCGGAATTGGCATATCAGAACGACAGCAATCCCAACTTTTTCAGGCATTTACACAGGCAGATACCAGTATTTCCCGCCGCTATGGTGGCACAGGATTAGGACTGGTCATTACCCAAAAGCTTGTCAGCCAGATGGGCGGAGAAATCAGCTTAACCAGCCGGCTTCACCGGGGCTCCACTTTCTGGTTTACCATCCGGTTACATATCACTGAAATCACAATGGGAGACTGGCATACACCGGAATTACTTACCGGGAAAACTGTGTTACTCATTGAACCCCATATTCAGTCGGCCTCTTTTATTCAACAGGCACTCATCCAGAATGGTATCATTGTGAGCCATATGGCTGAATTACCAGATTCACCATCACACAATGATTATGTCATTCTTAATTTTTCACCCACCCAAAAAATTGTCACAAAAGAAGCAGAACAACTTGTGAGCCAGGCACTCACCTGTGCTCATCATGTGCTGATTGGTATTCCAAGTACAGAGCTGGCTCTGGCCGATCATCTGATGGCGCTCTACCCGGTTAAATGTATGACTAAGCCGGTCACAAAGAAAAAACTACTTCAGATGATGATCGATACTGATCCGGTGATCCCTTTACCTCAACCCGTCATTGCCACGGAACCGGCTGCCGATAAGCTCCCGCTCACCGTCATGGCTGTTGATGATAATGAAGCTAACCTGAAATTAATTACAGCCCTGCTTCAGGAAAGAGTGGAAAAAGTAATCAGTTGCACCGACGGACAGAAAGCAATTGATAAAGCGAAGCAGCAGCAGTTTGATTTGATCTTTATGGATATTCAGATGCCCCGAAAAGACGGAGTAACTGCATGTAAAGAAATCAAGCGACTGCCGCTGAACAAAGCGACACCAGTCATCGCTGTAACTGCTCATGCGATTGACGGAGAACGGGATCGGCTTCTGAATGAAGGGATGGATGATTATCTGACAAAACCGATTGAAGAACATATCCTTCAGCAAGTGTTGCTCCACTGGAGACAAAAAACTCAGGATTCCTTACCCGCAACAAGCACGCAGACCAAAACTGAAATCAGGGCAGATCATGATAAACATGCCATTATCGACTGGTCATCGGCACTTTATCAGGCGGCCAATAAAACGGATTTAGCCAAAGACATGCTGACAATGCTGGTTGATTCCATCCCGGAAATTCATCAGATTATAGAAAATGTGATGAATGAGGAACCGAATCCGGAGCTTCTGCTCCACCACATCCATAAATTGCACGGCAGCTGCTCTTACAGTGGTGTACCCCGGCTTCAGAAGATTTGTGCCACACTGGAACAGTCACTCCGTTCAGGCAGTAGTATTTCATCTTTGGAACCAGAATTGTTTGAACTGCAGGATGAAATGGAGAAAGTCGTCAAAGCGGCCAGAGAATTGCTGGACTCAATTGACCCGTAA
- the rlmD gene encoding 23S rRNA (uracil(1939)-C(5))-methyltransferase RlmD: MAQFFRPGKRTSPTSKHQLIRIERMDHQGAGIAYQGGKPIFVEGALPGEQVLVQLTEKKSKYARARLIDVKSASSSRQLPFCPHYGSCGGCNLQHLTHHEQVRYKQETLQQLMDKIAGQKIRLAPPVTDGERGYRRRARLSLKWDPKKKKLAFGFRKKQSNHIINVSECAVLDPVLEQLLIPLYELLQACSCPDKLGHLELIAGNAGPVMLLRTLGHLPDTDAENIRAFAVRHHISLYLKHDSGDPELLSGNTPGYDETGVPTLFQPHHFIQVNRAVNQKMVNQAQEWLQLNSDDRVLDLFCGIGNFSLPVAKQVKDVVGVEGIDDMVAQGNLNAMQNHLTNLKFYQANLEGNVAENQWASERFDKILLDPARAGAKGIIDMIGQFGAERIVYVSCDPSTLARDTQSLSGQGYQLEKLGMLDMFPHTSHLESMALFVKSD; encoded by the coding sequence ATGGCACAATTTTTTCGTCCCGGAAAGCGGACTTCACCAACATCGAAACATCAGCTGATCCGTATTGAACGGATGGATCATCAGGGCGCAGGTATCGCTTATCAGGGGGGTAAACCGATTTTCGTTGAAGGCGCTTTACCGGGTGAGCAGGTTTTGGTGCAGCTGACAGAGAAAAAAAGTAAGTATGCGAGAGCCAGGCTGATCGATGTCAAATCTGCGTCTTCTTCACGACAGCTCCCTTTCTGTCCACACTACGGGTCATGTGGTGGTTGCAACCTGCAGCATCTTACACATCATGAGCAGGTCAGATATAAGCAGGAAACACTGCAACAATTAATGGATAAAATAGCGGGTCAGAAGATTCGTTTGGCTCCACCGGTTACTGATGGAGAAAGGGGATACCGTCGCCGGGCAAGGTTAAGTCTGAAGTGGGACCCAAAAAAGAAAAAACTTGCGTTTGGTTTTCGCAAGAAACAAAGTAATCATATTATCAATGTGTCAGAATGTGCCGTGCTGGATCCAGTGCTGGAACAATTATTGATTCCTCTGTACGAGTTGTTACAGGCATGTTCTTGCCCGGATAAACTTGGGCATTTAGAACTGATTGCCGGAAATGCTGGTCCGGTCATGCTTTTGAGAACACTCGGGCATCTGCCGGATACGGATGCAGAAAATATCCGGGCATTTGCTGTCAGGCACCATATTTCATTGTATCTGAAGCATGATTCCGGTGATCCGGAATTGTTGAGTGGGAACACGCCTGGCTATGATGAAACCGGAGTGCCTACCCTGTTTCAGCCTCATCATTTTATTCAGGTCAACCGGGCAGTGAATCAGAAAATGGTGAATCAGGCACAGGAATGGCTACAACTGAATTCTGATGACAGAGTCCTTGATTTATTCTGTGGTATTGGCAATTTCAGCCTGCCGGTTGCAAAGCAGGTGAAAGACGTTGTTGGTGTCGAAGGTATTGATGATATGGTGGCGCAGGGAAACCTGAACGCGATGCAGAATCATCTGACAAATTTAAAATTTTATCAGGCAAACCTTGAAGGAAATGTCGCTGAAAATCAGTGGGCATCGGAACGGTTTGATAAAATATTGTTAGATCCGGCAAGAGCCGGCGCTAAAGGTATAATTGATATGATTGGTCAGTTTGGCGCAGAGCGGATCGTTTATGTTTCCTGTGATCCGTCTACGCTTGCGAGGGATACACAAAGTTTATCGGGCCAGGGGTATCAGTTGGAAAAACTGGGTATGCTTGATATGTTTCCTCACACCAGTCATCTGGAATCAATGGCGTTATTTGTCAAGAGTGACTGA
- the relA gene encoding GTP diphosphokinase, translating to MVAVRSAHLNTDEKFELDRWVEGLVQEPAIADRLKQTYQQIENLVADESEGPLLLWRGREMIEILMTLSMDEDTMVAALLFPIVTYGLLDHETLEERYGKEIIKLIDGVEEMAAIGQLNVSLQGGEASAQVDNVRRMLLAMVDDFRCVVIKLAERICNLREVKSQPDELRRQAAKECANIYASLANRLGIGQLKWEMEDYAFRYQQPDTYKQIAKQLSERRIVREQYIHDFVEDLTQEMTTSGIAAEVSGRPKHIYSIWRKMQKKNLAFDELFDVRAVRIIADKLQDCYAALGVVHTKYKHLPSEFDDYVANPKPNGYQSIHTVILGPEGKTIEIQIRTRQMHEESELGVAAHWKYKEGSSAGHRGYDEKITWLRKLLDWQEEMSDSGEMLDELRSQVFDDRVYAFTPKGEVVDLPMGATPLDFAYHIHSEVGHRCIGAKVGGRIVPFTHRLTMGDQVEIITSKEPNPSRDWLNPASGFVHSGRARAKINAWFRKQSREKNLEAGREILETELGKIGATLKDAAEYALKRFNVNSPDELYVGIGSGDLRINQIINHINALVNKPTAEEEDQLALEKLQEKEDKTPPTSAPGKDAVVVEGVDNLMTHLARCCRPIPGDEIKGYITQGRGISVHRSDCEQLEELRHHAPERIIDTVWGRGLLGSYVLTVRVEAMERSGLLKDITTLLANEKIKVTSMKSRTDHKRQLIYMDFDLELTSVEVLSRVCLRIEQTKDVLSVKRLG from the coding sequence ATGGTTGCGGTAAGAAGCGCACATTTAAATACTGATGAAAAATTTGAATTAGATCGGTGGGTTGAAGGCTTGGTTCAGGAGCCTGCAATTGCAGACAGGTTAAAACAAACCTACCAGCAAATAGAAAATCTGGTGGCTGATGAATCAGAAGGTCCGTTATTACTTTGGCGTGGCCGGGAGATGATCGAGATTCTGATGACCCTGTCGATGGATGAAGACACAATGGTTGCAGCTCTCCTTTTTCCGATCGTCACGTATGGACTGCTGGATCATGAAACTTTAGAAGAACGCTACGGCAAAGAAATTATCAAATTAATCGATGGTGTTGAGGAAATGGCTGCCATCGGTCAGTTGAATGTTTCTTTGCAAGGTGGTGAAGCATCGGCTCAGGTGGATAATGTTCGCCGGATGCTGCTTGCCATGGTGGATGATTTTCGTTGTGTCGTGATTAAACTGGCGGAGCGGATATGTAACCTGCGTGAAGTTAAATCACAGCCTGATGAATTACGTCGTCAGGCTGCAAAAGAGTGTGCGAATATCTATGCGTCGCTTGCAAACCGTCTGGGTATCGGTCAGCTGAAATGGGAAATGGAAGATTATGCCTTTCGTTATCAGCAACCAGATACTTACAAGCAAATTGCGAAACAGTTGTCCGAAAGACGGATTGTGCGTGAACAATACATTCATGATTTTGTTGAAGATTTAACTCAGGAAATGACGACTTCAGGTATTGCGGCTGAAGTCAGTGGCCGTCCTAAGCACATCTACAGTATCTGGCGCAAAATGCAGAAGAAGAATCTGGCATTTGATGAACTTTTTGATGTGCGGGCGGTGCGGATCATTGCTGATAAATTACAGGATTGCTATGCAGCGCTTGGTGTGGTCCATACAAAGTATAAGCATTTGCCCAGTGAATTTGATGATTATGTGGCCAACCCTAAACCGAACGGCTATCAGTCCATCCATACGGTGATTTTAGGTCCGGAAGGGAAGACCATTGAGATTCAGATCCGAACCCGGCAAATGCATGAGGAATCTGAATTAGGCGTTGCAGCACACTGGAAATATAAAGAAGGCAGTTCTGCTGGTCATCGTGGCTATGATGAAAAAATCACCTGGCTGCGCAAATTACTCGACTGGCAGGAAGAGATGTCGGATTCCGGTGAAATGCTGGACGAGCTTCGTAGTCAGGTTTTTGATGATCGTGTGTATGCCTTTACGCCAAAAGGTGAAGTTGTCGATCTGCCTATGGGCGCGACCCCACTGGACTTTGCCTATCATATTCACTCTGAAGTCGGTCACCGCTGTATTGGTGCGAAAGTCGGCGGGCGTATCGTTCCGTTCACTCATCGCTTAACGATGGGTGATCAGGTTGAAATTATCACGTCGAAAGAACCGAATCCATCTCGTGATTGGCTCAATCCCGCCTCGGGCTTTGTCCACTCAGGACGTGCCCGGGCCAAGATTAATGCCTGGTTCAGGAAACAGAGCAGGGAAAAGAATCTGGAAGCGGGAAGGGAAATTCTCGAAACTGAACTGGGGAAAATCGGAGCCACGCTGAAAGATGCTGCAGAATATGCCCTGAAGCGATTTAATGTGAATTCTCCGGATGAGCTGTACGTTGGTATTGGTAGTGGTGATTTAAGAATTAATCAGATTATCAATCATATCAATGCGCTGGTCAATAAACCGACTGCTGAAGAAGAAGACCAGCTGGCACTGGAGAAGCTTCAGGAAAAAGAAGATAAAACGCCCCCGACATCAGCTCCGGGTAAAGATGCAGTTGTTGTAGAAGGTGTTGATAATCTGATGACTCATCTGGCCCGTTGTTGCCGGCCTATTCCCGGCGATGAAATCAAGGGATATATCACGCAGGGAAGGGGAATTTCGGTTCACCGGAGTGATTGTGAGCAACTTGAAGAGCTTCGGCATCATGCGCCTGAAAGAATTATTGATACCGTCTGGGGACGTGGGCTGCTGGGATCTTATGTACTGACCGTCCGGGTTGAGGCGATGGAAAGAAGTGGATTGCTCAAAGATATCACTACACTGCTGGCGAATGAGAAAATTAAAGTGACCAGTATGAAAAGCCGGACAGATCACAAGCGTCAGCTCATCTATATGGATTTTGACCTTGAACTGACCAGTGTTGAAGTACTGAGCCGGGTTTGTCTGCGGATAGAGCAGACAAAAGATGTCTTGTCGGTAAAACGGCTGGGATAA
- the mazG gene encoding nucleoside triphosphate pyrophosphohydrolase, with translation MSHPIEQLKQIMAKLRDPESGCPWDLKQSFETIVPHTIEETYEVVDAIHAGDWDNLKEELGDFIFQAIFYCQLAQEQGLFDFDDVICGVNEKLIRRHPHVFGDLKAKDETEINANWDKIKAAEKQQAGKTEQSILDTVPASLPALSKANKLQSRCAKFGFDWDTLPPVVAKVQEELEEVMAEVNHAQPDQEKIESELGDLLFSVVNLSRHLKCHPETALNRSNHKFIRRFKGVEAIARMKNKSVSDLTLSELDAMWEQVKAGESATPDISE, from the coding sequence ATGTCACATCCAATTGAACAACTGAAACAAATCATGGCAAAGCTGAGAGATCCGGAATCAGGATGTCCCTGGGATTTGAAGCAGAGCTTTGAAACAATTGTGCCGCATACCATAGAAGAAACATACGAAGTGGTGGATGCGATTCACGCGGGTGACTGGGACAATCTGAAAGAAGAACTGGGTGATTTTATTTTTCAGGCAATTTTCTATTGCCAGCTTGCTCAGGAGCAGGGATTGTTTGACTTTGATGATGTGATTTGTGGCGTTAACGAAAAGCTGATCAGGCGACATCCTCATGTTTTTGGCGATCTGAAAGCTAAGGATGAAACTGAGATAAATGCCAACTGGGATAAGATCAAAGCGGCAGAGAAGCAACAGGCCGGAAAAACAGAACAAAGTATTCTGGATACGGTGCCTGCTTCTTTACCAGCATTGAGCAAAGCGAATAAGTTACAATCCCGTTGTGCAAAGTTTGGTTTTGACTGGGATACCCTGCCGCCGGTTGTGGCAAAAGTTCAGGAGGAACTGGAAGAGGTGATGGCCGAGGTGAATCATGCTCAGCCGGATCAGGAGAAGATTGAATCAGAACTCGGGGATTTACTATTCTCAGTGGTGAATTTATCACGACATCTGAAATGTCATCCCGAAACTGCGCTGAACCGCTCTAACCACAAATTTATCCGCCGTTTTAAAGGTGTGGAAGCTATCGCCCGGATGAAGAATAAATCTGTCAGTGATCTGACTCTTTCAGAGCTTGATGCGATGTGGGAGCAGGTTAAAGCCGGAGAATCAGCAACTCCGGATATCTCTGAGTGA
- a CDS encoding LysR family transcriptional regulator, translating to MKADDLILFSSVVELGSFSKVAAKYNLTNSVVSKHIKHLEEELGVQLLYRTTRKLTLTEAGRVLLHGARNVRAATQEAVNSVAGYGERVTGHIKMSVPTISGELLLADSVAEFCQMNPGLTVDMSLNNQFVDLVEDGYDLVIRTNNLEDSTLIARHILNSQWVVCVSPEYLKQAEELSQPADLVHHNCLLYTGQTTGANEWEFIHQRQRYFIRVAGNLSTDNAVALRKAVLSGYGIAYVPRCLVYQDLRQGLLTELFPHQAGKQLGVYAVYPFTRQPQNKVRLLIEHIRTSYTDIAHYFSNEKVPSDMSE from the coding sequence ATGAAAGCTGATGATTTAATTTTATTTTCTTCTGTAGTCGAGCTGGGAAGCTTCAGTAAAGTTGCAGCCAAATATAATCTGACTAATTCAGTGGTCAGCAAGCATATTAAACATCTGGAGGAGGAGTTAGGGGTTCAACTTCTGTACAGAACCACGCGGAAACTCACGTTGACAGAAGCAGGCAGAGTATTGCTTCATGGTGCAAGAAATGTCCGGGCGGCGACTCAGGAAGCAGTCAACTCCGTCGCCGGATATGGTGAACGGGTCACAGGACATATCAAAATGTCAGTCCCGACGATCTCAGGAGAATTACTTTTAGCAGATTCAGTCGCCGAATTTTGTCAGATGAATCCAGGATTAACTGTCGACATGTCTCTGAATAATCAATTTGTCGATCTGGTGGAAGACGGTTACGATCTGGTCATCCGGACAAACAATCTGGAAGACTCAACACTGATTGCCCGACATATTCTGAATTCACAATGGGTCGTCTGTGTTTCACCGGAATATCTTAAACAAGCGGAAGAATTAAGCCAGCCGGCTGATTTGGTCCATCATAACTGCCTGCTTTATACGGGTCAGACAACCGGAGCAAATGAATGGGAATTTATTCATCAGCGACAACGCTATTTCATCCGGGTCGCTGGTAATTTATCAACCGATAATGCGGTCGCACTCAGAAAAGCGGTATTGAGTGGATACGGTATCGCTTATGTACCGCGGTGCCTAGTCTATCAGGATTTACGACAAGGCCTGCTGACTGAACTATTTCCACATCAGGCAGGAAAACAGCTGGGCGTTTATGCAGTTTACCCTTTCACACGGCAGCCTCAAAATAAAGTCCGGCTGCTGATTGAGCACATCCGGACCAGTTATACAGATATCGCACATTATTTTTCAAATGAAAAGGTCCCATCAGATATGTCTGAGTGA
- a CDS encoding (Fe-S)-binding protein → MRIYPAKPEKVYFYSTCLVDLFDPEAGLSAMALLKQQGIDVIYIEKQTCCGQPAYTSGYDDEARDIAQHQMALFPQPYPVIVLSGSCGGMMHQHYQRLFKDHPLESEVKAFCDRVFELTEFLVNVCHARFKDNGKPTSVVMHTSCSARREMNVHISATQLISQLDNVELKIQDYESDCCGFGGTFAVRHPQISQAMVEDKVAHLLSTGAEYLVSADWGCLLNINGSLQYQEQPLQGRHLATFLLERTQGAL, encoded by the coding sequence ATGCGTATTTACCCCGCAAAGCCTGAAAAGGTCTATTTCTACTCAACCTGCTTAGTCGACCTCTTTGACCCGGAGGCTGGTTTAAGCGCCATGGCTTTATTGAAGCAGCAAGGCATTGACGTCATTTATATTGAAAAGCAGACGTGTTGCGGGCAACCAGCTTATACCTCCGGGTATGATGATGAAGCCAGAGACATTGCTCAGCATCAAATGGCACTTTTTCCCCAACCTTATCCGGTGATTGTTCTTTCCGGTTCATGTGGCGGCATGATGCATCAGCATTATCAGCGTTTATTCAAAGATCACCCTCTGGAATCAGAAGTAAAGGCTTTTTGTGACAGAGTCTTTGAGCTAACGGAATTTTTGGTCAATGTCTGCCATGCACGATTCAAAGACAATGGTAAGCCCACATCAGTCGTCATGCATACCTCATGTTCAGCGCGGCGTGAAATGAATGTTCATATCAGTGCGACCCAGCTTATCAGTCAGTTAGATAATGTAGAGCTGAAAATTCAGGATTATGAGAGTGATTGTTGTGGGTTTGGTGGCACATTTGCAGTGAGGCATCCTCAGATATCTCAGGCTATGGTGGAAGATAAAGTGGCTCATCTGCTTTCCACTGGTGCAGAGTATCTGGTCAGTGCTGACTGGGGGTGTTTACTCAATATTAACGGTTCACTGCAATATCAGGAACAACCGTTGCAGGGTCGTCATCTGGCAACTTTTCTTCTTGAACGAACACAGGGCGCTCTATGA